One genomic region from Triplophysa dalaica isolate WHDGS20190420 chromosome 23, ASM1584641v1, whole genome shotgun sequence encodes:
- the LOC130413041 gene encoding probable crossover junction endonuclease EME2 isoform X2: protein MGSDVRDFSRLTLGHGCKCMPDAAVSVEDCLIAVSAAVGGAHIRSASRMNKAIVIFLSESQMVDDLIESGLIIKDTFVPVLPLSSPSKKVVLSNVPPFVKNDRLEQILQRYGKIVSPIKMIPLGCKNPQIKHVMSFRRQAFMILNPQSDSLNLSVKLNIDGKDYTIFISSDSMRCFICGAFGHIRQTCPNRDRPAVSDVTRAAEAENSERVTGEDAAAAAVASQPQPADALSAPGDSPEERPGQVPSKDGLKAAEEAPGPSHIPAVPPADVSRVLSQPVPETEALNRKEKRKLDKTVTETTDDLLKQSQEDISSQELMDLESQNEDLDNEYEDIETTENDTMYSELASGVLLQDVGCDVLLKTLDGLSWRSRIEDQGLHNSVRWTRQALQGEEEDENGAVEEDQVLMVISQNDFHDIVTSHNKNTNQLAPTGEMIKGAESLFQRLSEYFNRVSGKVVTILVTGQHERGGSWDEDDVDSHFYHLETEELLVHLQLYWNVAVHFLFGWEEVTDHVIAVTKALSKRPYKALCGDPELGFCMDGSWSGGVRVDRDGRGLAQVWTRQIQQLNRVSVPTAKAVTTAYPSASLLLQAYEELPSEEESRRLLADLIVGGGVKERRVGPDVSGRIHRLLTSQNPHLLLD from the exons ATGGGGTCGGATGTGAGAGATTTCTCGCGGCTGACGCTCGGGCATGGTTGCAAATGTATGCCCGACGCCGCGGTATCTGTGGAGGATTGTCTGATAGCCGTGAGTGCGGCGGTCGGAGGCGCTCATATCAGATCGGCCTCCCGCATGAATAAGgccattgtaatatttttgagtgaaagTCAAATGGTGGATGATCTAATTGAATCTGGATTAATAATCAAAGATACTTTTGTACCCGTTTTGCCTTTATCAAGCCCATCGAAAAAAGTTGTGTTATCAAATGTCCCCCCTTTTGTAAAAAACGACCGTTTAGAGCAAATACTCCAGAGGTATGGAAAAATAGTGAGTCCTATAAAAATGATTCCGCTTGGATGTAAAAACCCCCAAATTAAGCATGTTATGTCTTTCCGCCGTCAGGCTTTCATGATCTTAAATCCTCAGAGCGATTCATTAAATCTGTCTGTTAAACTGAACATTGATGGCAAGGATTACACTATATTCATTAGCTCTGATTCCATGAGATGTTTTATCTGTGGTGCTTTTGGACACATCAGGCAAACATGCCCGAATCGGGACAGGCCGGCGGTGTCTGATGTGACTCGAGCTGCTGAGGCGGAGAACAGTGAGCGAGTGACGGGCGAGGATGCCGCTGCGGCCGCTGTGGCTTCACAACCCCAGCCGGCTGATGCGCTTTCCGCGCCGGGTGATTCACCCGAGGAGAGACCGGGGCAGGTTCCCTCTAAAGACGGCCTAAAGGCTGCTGAAGAGGCGCCTGGGCCGAGTCATATCCCCGCTGTACCGCCGGCAGATGTTAGCCGAGTACTCTCGCAGCCTGTGCCCGAGACCGAGGCGCttaatagaaaagaaaaaaggaaacttGACAAAACTGTTACCGAAACCACCGATGACTTATTAAAGCAAAGCCAAGAGGATATCTCATCTCAGGAGCTAATGGATTTAGAGTCACAAAATGAAGATTTGGACAATGAATATGAGGATATTGAGACCACTGAAAATGACACCATGTATTCAGAATTGGCTTCTGGAG TGTTGTTACAGGATGTAGGCTGTGACGTTTTGCTCAAGACTCTTGATGGTTTGTCTTGGAGGAGCCGTATTGAGGATCAGGGACTTCACAACAGCGTCAGGTGGACACGACAGGCCCTTCAG GGTGAGGAAGAGGATGAAAATGGAGCTGTTGAAGAAGATCAGGTTCTGATGGTGATCTCCCAGAATGACTTTCATGACATAGTGACATCACATAACAAAAACACCAATCAGTTG GCTCCCACTGGTGAGATGATAAAGGGGGCGGAGTCACTGTTCCAACGACTCTCTGAATACTTCAACAGAGTGTCTGGGAAAGTTGTCACGATTCTAGTGACGGGTCAACACGAAAG AGGAGGATCATGGGATGAAGATGATGTCGATTCTCACTTCTATCATCTGGAGACAGAAGAG CTATTGGTTCACCTCCAGCTTTATTGGAATGTGGCTGTTCACTTCCTGTTTGGCTGGGAGGAAGTGACTGATCATGTGATCGCTGTTACCAAAGCTTTATCCAAGAGACCTTACAA AGCGTTGTGCGGCGATCCCGAGCTGGGCTTCTGCATGGACGGCTCATGGTCAGGAGGTGTGCGGGTGGACAGAGACGGCCGTGGTCTCGCTCAGGTGTGGACGCGTCAGATACAGCAGCTGAACCGCGTCAGTGTACCCACGGCCAAAGCTGTGACAACCGCCTACCCCTCAGCTTCACTCCTACTGCAG GCCTATGAAGAGCTGCCGTCTGAGGAGGAGAGTCGCAGGCTGTTGGCCGATCTCATTGTGGGAGGCGGGGTCAAAGAGAGGCGTGTCGGTCCTGATGTCTCAGGGCGTATACATCGCCTACTTACTTCCCAGAATCCTCATCTCCTGCTGGATTAA
- the LOC130413041 gene encoding uncharacterized protein LOC130413041 isoform X5 has product MGSDVRDFSRLTLGHGCKCMPDAAVSVEDCLIAVSAAVGGAHIRSASRMNKAIVIFLSESQMVDDLIESGLIIKDTFVPVLPLSSPSKKVVLSNVPPFVKNDRLEQILQRYGKIVSPIKMIPLGCKNPQIKHVMSFRRQAFMILNPQSDSLNLSVKLNIDGKDYTIFISSDSMRCFICGAFGHIRQTCPNRDRPAVSDVTRAAEAENSERVTGEDAAAAAVASQPQPADALSAPGDSPEERPGQVPSKDGLKAAEEAPGPSHIPAVPPADVSRVLSQPVPETEALNRKEKRKLDKTVTETTDDLLKQSQEDISSQELMDLESQNEDLDNEYEDIETTENDTMYSELASGVLLQDVGCDVLLKTLDGLSWRSRIEDQGLHNSVRWTRQALQQGEEEDENGAVEEDQAPTGEMIKGAESLFQRLSEYFNRVSGKVVTILVTGQHERGGSWDEDDVDSHFYHLETEELLVHLQLYWNVAVHFLFGWEEVTDHVIAVTKALSKRPYKALCGDPELGFCMDGSWSGGVRVDRDGRGLAQVWTRQIQQLNRVSVPTAKAVTTAYPSASLLLQAYEELPSEEESRRLLADLIVGGGVKERRVGPDVSGRIHRLLTSQNPHLLLD; this is encoded by the exons ATGGGGTCGGATGTGAGAGATTTCTCGCGGCTGACGCTCGGGCATGGTTGCAAATGTATGCCCGACGCCGCGGTATCTGTGGAGGATTGTCTGATAGCCGTGAGTGCGGCGGTCGGAGGCGCTCATATCAGATCGGCCTCCCGCATGAATAAGgccattgtaatatttttgagtgaaagTCAAATGGTGGATGATCTAATTGAATCTGGATTAATAATCAAAGATACTTTTGTACCCGTTTTGCCTTTATCAAGCCCATCGAAAAAAGTTGTGTTATCAAATGTCCCCCCTTTTGTAAAAAACGACCGTTTAGAGCAAATACTCCAGAGGTATGGAAAAATAGTGAGTCCTATAAAAATGATTCCGCTTGGATGTAAAAACCCCCAAATTAAGCATGTTATGTCTTTCCGCCGTCAGGCTTTCATGATCTTAAATCCTCAGAGCGATTCATTAAATCTGTCTGTTAAACTGAACATTGATGGCAAGGATTACACTATATTCATTAGCTCTGATTCCATGAGATGTTTTATCTGTGGTGCTTTTGGACACATCAGGCAAACATGCCCGAATCGGGACAGGCCGGCGGTGTCTGATGTGACTCGAGCTGCTGAGGCGGAGAACAGTGAGCGAGTGACGGGCGAGGATGCCGCTGCGGCCGCTGTGGCTTCACAACCCCAGCCGGCTGATGCGCTTTCCGCGCCGGGTGATTCACCCGAGGAGAGACCGGGGCAGGTTCCCTCTAAAGACGGCCTAAAGGCTGCTGAAGAGGCGCCTGGGCCGAGTCATATCCCCGCTGTACCGCCGGCAGATGTTAGCCGAGTACTCTCGCAGCCTGTGCCCGAGACCGAGGCGCttaatagaaaagaaaaaaggaaacttGACAAAACTGTTACCGAAACCACCGATGACTTATTAAAGCAAAGCCAAGAGGATATCTCATCTCAGGAGCTAATGGATTTAGAGTCACAAAATGAAGATTTGGACAATGAATATGAGGATATTGAGACCACTGAAAATGACACCATGTATTCAGAATTGGCTTCTGGAG TGTTGTTACAGGATGTAGGCTGTGACGTTTTGCTCAAGACTCTTGATGGTTTGTCTTGGAGGAGCCGTATTGAGGATCAGGGACTTCACAACAGCGTCAGGTGGACACGACAGGCCCTTCAG caGGGTGAGGAAGAGGATGAAAATGGAGCTGTTGAAGAAGATCAG GCTCCCACTGGTGAGATGATAAAGGGGGCGGAGTCACTGTTCCAACGACTCTCTGAATACTTCAACAGAGTGTCTGGGAAAGTTGTCACGATTCTAGTGACGGGTCAACACGAAAG AGGAGGATCATGGGATGAAGATGATGTCGATTCTCACTTCTATCATCTGGAGACAGAAGAG CTATTGGTTCACCTCCAGCTTTATTGGAATGTGGCTGTTCACTTCCTGTTTGGCTGGGAGGAAGTGACTGATCATGTGATCGCTGTTACCAAAGCTTTATCCAAGAGACCTTACAA AGCGTTGTGCGGCGATCCCGAGCTGGGCTTCTGCATGGACGGCTCATGGTCAGGAGGTGTGCGGGTGGACAGAGACGGCCGTGGTCTCGCTCAGGTGTGGACGCGTCAGATACAGCAGCTGAACCGCGTCAGTGTACCCACGGCCAAAGCTGTGACAACCGCCTACCCCTCAGCTTCACTCCTACTGCAG GCCTATGAAGAGCTGCCGTCTGAGGAGGAGAGTCGCAGGCTGTTGGCCGATCTCATTGTGGGAGGCGGGGTCAAAGAGAGGCGTGTCGGTCCTGATGTCTCAGGGCGTATACATCGCCTACTTACTTCCCAGAATCCTCATCTCCTGCTGGATTAA
- the LOC130413041 gene encoding probable crossover junction endonuclease EME2 isoform X4: MGSDVRDFSRLTLGHGCKCMPDAAVSVEDCLIAVSAAVGGAHIRSASRMNKAIVIFLSESQMVDDLIESGLIIKDTFVPVLPLSSPSKKVVLSNVPPFVKNDRLEQILQRYGKIVSPIKMIPLGCKNPQIKHVMSFRRQAFMILNPQSDSLNLSVKLNIDGKDYTIFISSDSMRCFICGAFGHIRQTCPNRDRPAVSDVTRAAEAENSERVTGEDAAAAAVASQPQPADALSAPGDSPEERPGQVPSKDGLKAAEEAPGPSHIPAVPPADVSRVLSQPVPETEALNRKEKRKLDKTVTETTDDLLKQSQEDISSQELMDLESQNEDLDNEYEDIETTENDTMYSELASGVLLQDVGCDVLLKTLDGLSWRSRIEDQGLHNSVRWTRQALQGEEEDENGAVEEDQVLMAPTGEMIKGAESLFQRLSEYFNRVSGKVVTILVTGQHERGGSWDEDDVDSHFYHLETEELLVHLQLYWNVAVHFLFGWEEVTDHVIAVTKALSKRPYKALCGDPELGFCMDGSWSGGVRVDRDGRGLAQVWTRQIQQLNRVSVPTAKAVTTAYPSASLLLQAYEELPSEEESRRLLADLIVGGGVKERRVGPDVSGRIHRLLTSQNPHLLLD, encoded by the exons ATGGGGTCGGATGTGAGAGATTTCTCGCGGCTGACGCTCGGGCATGGTTGCAAATGTATGCCCGACGCCGCGGTATCTGTGGAGGATTGTCTGATAGCCGTGAGTGCGGCGGTCGGAGGCGCTCATATCAGATCGGCCTCCCGCATGAATAAGgccattgtaatatttttgagtgaaagTCAAATGGTGGATGATCTAATTGAATCTGGATTAATAATCAAAGATACTTTTGTACCCGTTTTGCCTTTATCAAGCCCATCGAAAAAAGTTGTGTTATCAAATGTCCCCCCTTTTGTAAAAAACGACCGTTTAGAGCAAATACTCCAGAGGTATGGAAAAATAGTGAGTCCTATAAAAATGATTCCGCTTGGATGTAAAAACCCCCAAATTAAGCATGTTATGTCTTTCCGCCGTCAGGCTTTCATGATCTTAAATCCTCAGAGCGATTCATTAAATCTGTCTGTTAAACTGAACATTGATGGCAAGGATTACACTATATTCATTAGCTCTGATTCCATGAGATGTTTTATCTGTGGTGCTTTTGGACACATCAGGCAAACATGCCCGAATCGGGACAGGCCGGCGGTGTCTGATGTGACTCGAGCTGCTGAGGCGGAGAACAGTGAGCGAGTGACGGGCGAGGATGCCGCTGCGGCCGCTGTGGCTTCACAACCCCAGCCGGCTGATGCGCTTTCCGCGCCGGGTGATTCACCCGAGGAGAGACCGGGGCAGGTTCCCTCTAAAGACGGCCTAAAGGCTGCTGAAGAGGCGCCTGGGCCGAGTCATATCCCCGCTGTACCGCCGGCAGATGTTAGCCGAGTACTCTCGCAGCCTGTGCCCGAGACCGAGGCGCttaatagaaaagaaaaaaggaaacttGACAAAACTGTTACCGAAACCACCGATGACTTATTAAAGCAAAGCCAAGAGGATATCTCATCTCAGGAGCTAATGGATTTAGAGTCACAAAATGAAGATTTGGACAATGAATATGAGGATATTGAGACCACTGAAAATGACACCATGTATTCAGAATTGGCTTCTGGAG TGTTGTTACAGGATGTAGGCTGTGACGTTTTGCTCAAGACTCTTGATGGTTTGTCTTGGAGGAGCCGTATTGAGGATCAGGGACTTCACAACAGCGTCAGGTGGACACGACAGGCCCTTCAG GGTGAGGAAGAGGATGAAAATGGAGCTGTTGAAGAAGATCAGGTTCTGATG GCTCCCACTGGTGAGATGATAAAGGGGGCGGAGTCACTGTTCCAACGACTCTCTGAATACTTCAACAGAGTGTCTGGGAAAGTTGTCACGATTCTAGTGACGGGTCAACACGAAAG AGGAGGATCATGGGATGAAGATGATGTCGATTCTCACTTCTATCATCTGGAGACAGAAGAG CTATTGGTTCACCTCCAGCTTTATTGGAATGTGGCTGTTCACTTCCTGTTTGGCTGGGAGGAAGTGACTGATCATGTGATCGCTGTTACCAAAGCTTTATCCAAGAGACCTTACAA AGCGTTGTGCGGCGATCCCGAGCTGGGCTTCTGCATGGACGGCTCATGGTCAGGAGGTGTGCGGGTGGACAGAGACGGCCGTGGTCTCGCTCAGGTGTGGACGCGTCAGATACAGCAGCTGAACCGCGTCAGTGTACCCACGGCCAAAGCTGTGACAACCGCCTACCCCTCAGCTTCACTCCTACTGCAG GCCTATGAAGAGCTGCCGTCTGAGGAGGAGAGTCGCAGGCTGTTGGCCGATCTCATTGTGGGAGGCGGGGTCAAAGAGAGGCGTGTCGGTCCTGATGTCTCAGGGCGTATACATCGCCTACTTACTTCCCAGAATCCTCATCTCCTGCTGGATTAA
- the LOC130413041 gene encoding probable crossover junction endonuclease EME2 isoform X3, giving the protein MGSDVRDFSRLTLGHGCKCMPDAAVSVEDCLIAVSAAVGGAHIRSASRMNKAIVIFLSESQMVDDLIESGLIIKDTFVPVLPLSSPSKKVVLSNVPPFVKNDRLEQILQRYGKIVSPIKMIPLGCKNPQIKHVMSFRRQAFMILNPQSDSLNLSVKLNIDGKDYTIFISSDSMRCFICGAFGHIRQTCPNRDRPAVSDVTRAAEAENSERVTGEDAAAAAVASQPQPADALSAPGDSPEERPGQVPSKDGLKAAEEAPGPSHIPAVPPADVSRVLSQPVPETEALNRKEKRKLDKTVTETTDDLLKQSQEDISSQELMDLESQNEDLDNEYEDIETTENDTMYSELASGVLLQDVGCDVLLKTLDGLSWRSRIEDQGLHNSVRWTRQALQQGEEEDENGAVEEDQVLMAPTGEMIKGAESLFQRLSEYFNRVSGKVVTILVTGQHERGGSWDEDDVDSHFYHLETEELLVHLQLYWNVAVHFLFGWEEVTDHVIAVTKALSKRPYKALCGDPELGFCMDGSWSGGVRVDRDGRGLAQVWTRQIQQLNRVSVPTAKAVTTAYPSASLLLQAYEELPSEEESRRLLADLIVGGGVKERRVGPDVSGRIHRLLTSQNPHLLLD; this is encoded by the exons ATGGGGTCGGATGTGAGAGATTTCTCGCGGCTGACGCTCGGGCATGGTTGCAAATGTATGCCCGACGCCGCGGTATCTGTGGAGGATTGTCTGATAGCCGTGAGTGCGGCGGTCGGAGGCGCTCATATCAGATCGGCCTCCCGCATGAATAAGgccattgtaatatttttgagtgaaagTCAAATGGTGGATGATCTAATTGAATCTGGATTAATAATCAAAGATACTTTTGTACCCGTTTTGCCTTTATCAAGCCCATCGAAAAAAGTTGTGTTATCAAATGTCCCCCCTTTTGTAAAAAACGACCGTTTAGAGCAAATACTCCAGAGGTATGGAAAAATAGTGAGTCCTATAAAAATGATTCCGCTTGGATGTAAAAACCCCCAAATTAAGCATGTTATGTCTTTCCGCCGTCAGGCTTTCATGATCTTAAATCCTCAGAGCGATTCATTAAATCTGTCTGTTAAACTGAACATTGATGGCAAGGATTACACTATATTCATTAGCTCTGATTCCATGAGATGTTTTATCTGTGGTGCTTTTGGACACATCAGGCAAACATGCCCGAATCGGGACAGGCCGGCGGTGTCTGATGTGACTCGAGCTGCTGAGGCGGAGAACAGTGAGCGAGTGACGGGCGAGGATGCCGCTGCGGCCGCTGTGGCTTCACAACCCCAGCCGGCTGATGCGCTTTCCGCGCCGGGTGATTCACCCGAGGAGAGACCGGGGCAGGTTCCCTCTAAAGACGGCCTAAAGGCTGCTGAAGAGGCGCCTGGGCCGAGTCATATCCCCGCTGTACCGCCGGCAGATGTTAGCCGAGTACTCTCGCAGCCTGTGCCCGAGACCGAGGCGCttaatagaaaagaaaaaaggaaacttGACAAAACTGTTACCGAAACCACCGATGACTTATTAAAGCAAAGCCAAGAGGATATCTCATCTCAGGAGCTAATGGATTTAGAGTCACAAAATGAAGATTTGGACAATGAATATGAGGATATTGAGACCACTGAAAATGACACCATGTATTCAGAATTGGCTTCTGGAG TGTTGTTACAGGATGTAGGCTGTGACGTTTTGCTCAAGACTCTTGATGGTTTGTCTTGGAGGAGCCGTATTGAGGATCAGGGACTTCACAACAGCGTCAGGTGGACACGACAGGCCCTTCAG caGGGTGAGGAAGAGGATGAAAATGGAGCTGTTGAAGAAGATCAGGTTCTGATG GCTCCCACTGGTGAGATGATAAAGGGGGCGGAGTCACTGTTCCAACGACTCTCTGAATACTTCAACAGAGTGTCTGGGAAAGTTGTCACGATTCTAGTGACGGGTCAACACGAAAG AGGAGGATCATGGGATGAAGATGATGTCGATTCTCACTTCTATCATCTGGAGACAGAAGAG CTATTGGTTCACCTCCAGCTTTATTGGAATGTGGCTGTTCACTTCCTGTTTGGCTGGGAGGAAGTGACTGATCATGTGATCGCTGTTACCAAAGCTTTATCCAAGAGACCTTACAA AGCGTTGTGCGGCGATCCCGAGCTGGGCTTCTGCATGGACGGCTCATGGTCAGGAGGTGTGCGGGTGGACAGAGACGGCCGTGGTCTCGCTCAGGTGTGGACGCGTCAGATACAGCAGCTGAACCGCGTCAGTGTACCCACGGCCAAAGCTGTGACAACCGCCTACCCCTCAGCTTCACTCCTACTGCAG GCCTATGAAGAGCTGCCGTCTGAGGAGGAGAGTCGCAGGCTGTTGGCCGATCTCATTGTGGGAGGCGGGGTCAAAGAGAGGCGTGTCGGTCCTGATGTCTCAGGGCGTATACATCGCCTACTTACTTCCCAGAATCCTCATCTCCTGCTGGATTAA
- the LOC130413041 gene encoding probable crossover junction endonuclease EME2 isoform X1 translates to MGSDVRDFSRLTLGHGCKCMPDAAVSVEDCLIAVSAAVGGAHIRSASRMNKAIVIFLSESQMVDDLIESGLIIKDTFVPVLPLSSPSKKVVLSNVPPFVKNDRLEQILQRYGKIVSPIKMIPLGCKNPQIKHVMSFRRQAFMILNPQSDSLNLSVKLNIDGKDYTIFISSDSMRCFICGAFGHIRQTCPNRDRPAVSDVTRAAEAENSERVTGEDAAAAAVASQPQPADALSAPGDSPEERPGQVPSKDGLKAAEEAPGPSHIPAVPPADVSRVLSQPVPETEALNRKEKRKLDKTVTETTDDLLKQSQEDISSQELMDLESQNEDLDNEYEDIETTENDTMYSELASGVLLQDVGCDVLLKTLDGLSWRSRIEDQGLHNSVRWTRQALQQGEEEDENGAVEEDQVLMVISQNDFHDIVTSHNKNTNQLAPTGEMIKGAESLFQRLSEYFNRVSGKVVTILVTGQHERGGSWDEDDVDSHFYHLETEELLVHLQLYWNVAVHFLFGWEEVTDHVIAVTKALSKRPYKALCGDPELGFCMDGSWSGGVRVDRDGRGLAQVWTRQIQQLNRVSVPTAKAVTTAYPSASLLLQAYEELPSEEESRRLLADLIVGGGVKERRVGPDVSGRIHRLLTSQNPHLLLD, encoded by the exons ATGGGGTCGGATGTGAGAGATTTCTCGCGGCTGACGCTCGGGCATGGTTGCAAATGTATGCCCGACGCCGCGGTATCTGTGGAGGATTGTCTGATAGCCGTGAGTGCGGCGGTCGGAGGCGCTCATATCAGATCGGCCTCCCGCATGAATAAGgccattgtaatatttttgagtgaaagTCAAATGGTGGATGATCTAATTGAATCTGGATTAATAATCAAAGATACTTTTGTACCCGTTTTGCCTTTATCAAGCCCATCGAAAAAAGTTGTGTTATCAAATGTCCCCCCTTTTGTAAAAAACGACCGTTTAGAGCAAATACTCCAGAGGTATGGAAAAATAGTGAGTCCTATAAAAATGATTCCGCTTGGATGTAAAAACCCCCAAATTAAGCATGTTATGTCTTTCCGCCGTCAGGCTTTCATGATCTTAAATCCTCAGAGCGATTCATTAAATCTGTCTGTTAAACTGAACATTGATGGCAAGGATTACACTATATTCATTAGCTCTGATTCCATGAGATGTTTTATCTGTGGTGCTTTTGGACACATCAGGCAAACATGCCCGAATCGGGACAGGCCGGCGGTGTCTGATGTGACTCGAGCTGCTGAGGCGGAGAACAGTGAGCGAGTGACGGGCGAGGATGCCGCTGCGGCCGCTGTGGCTTCACAACCCCAGCCGGCTGATGCGCTTTCCGCGCCGGGTGATTCACCCGAGGAGAGACCGGGGCAGGTTCCCTCTAAAGACGGCCTAAAGGCTGCTGAAGAGGCGCCTGGGCCGAGTCATATCCCCGCTGTACCGCCGGCAGATGTTAGCCGAGTACTCTCGCAGCCTGTGCCCGAGACCGAGGCGCttaatagaaaagaaaaaaggaaacttGACAAAACTGTTACCGAAACCACCGATGACTTATTAAAGCAAAGCCAAGAGGATATCTCATCTCAGGAGCTAATGGATTTAGAGTCACAAAATGAAGATTTGGACAATGAATATGAGGATATTGAGACCACTGAAAATGACACCATGTATTCAGAATTGGCTTCTGGAG TGTTGTTACAGGATGTAGGCTGTGACGTTTTGCTCAAGACTCTTGATGGTTTGTCTTGGAGGAGCCGTATTGAGGATCAGGGACTTCACAACAGCGTCAGGTGGACACGACAGGCCCTTCAG caGGGTGAGGAAGAGGATGAAAATGGAGCTGTTGAAGAAGATCAGGTTCTGATGGTGATCTCCCAGAATGACTTTCATGACATAGTGACATCACATAACAAAAACACCAATCAGTTG GCTCCCACTGGTGAGATGATAAAGGGGGCGGAGTCACTGTTCCAACGACTCTCTGAATACTTCAACAGAGTGTCTGGGAAAGTTGTCACGATTCTAGTGACGGGTCAACACGAAAG AGGAGGATCATGGGATGAAGATGATGTCGATTCTCACTTCTATCATCTGGAGACAGAAGAG CTATTGGTTCACCTCCAGCTTTATTGGAATGTGGCTGTTCACTTCCTGTTTGGCTGGGAGGAAGTGACTGATCATGTGATCGCTGTTACCAAAGCTTTATCCAAGAGACCTTACAA AGCGTTGTGCGGCGATCCCGAGCTGGGCTTCTGCATGGACGGCTCATGGTCAGGAGGTGTGCGGGTGGACAGAGACGGCCGTGGTCTCGCTCAGGTGTGGACGCGTCAGATACAGCAGCTGAACCGCGTCAGTGTACCCACGGCCAAAGCTGTGACAACCGCCTACCCCTCAGCTTCACTCCTACTGCAG GCCTATGAAGAGCTGCCGTCTGAGGAGGAGAGTCGCAGGCTGTTGGCCGATCTCATTGTGGGAGGCGGGGTCAAAGAGAGGCGTGTCGGTCCTGATGTCTCAGGGCGTATACATCGCCTACTTACTTCCCAGAATCCTCATCTCCTGCTGGATTAA